Proteins encoded in a region of the Nonomuraea helvata genome:
- a CDS encoding carboxymuconolactone decarboxylase family protein codes for MTALLGRVVRRGALERVRHVAPVPPGAARGLVADVYAQVERDFGMLAPPIALHSPAPDVLAAAWAMLRESLVASGAVSRTVKEAVAAAVSRRNACPYCLDVHGTMAYGLMTGPDAAAVAAGRTGEIADAEVRRAVVWAAGGLDDVPVPAGQAPELWGTAVTFHYLNRMVNVFLPGGLFPAGRSVPRRLIGLLTRPLVRGGRAPGASARLLAPAALPDDLGWASGNAAVRQAFAGAAAVLEQAGPAAVPDDVRELVRTELTARAGWPPGLGRGWADESAARLRPGERAAGRLALLTAIAAYQVDATVIDDFRRDAADDRRLVELTAWASFTAARHWASTAVRRALR; via the coding sequence ATGACGGCCCTGCTCGGGCGGGTCGTCCGGCGCGGGGCGCTGGAGCGGGTGCGCCACGTCGCCCCGGTCCCGCCCGGCGCCGCACGCGGGCTGGTCGCGGACGTCTACGCCCAGGTCGAGCGCGACTTCGGGATGCTCGCGCCGCCGATCGCGCTGCACTCGCCCGCGCCCGACGTGCTGGCGGCGGCCTGGGCGATGTTGCGCGAGTCGCTGGTGGCCTCGGGTGCCGTGAGCCGCACGGTCAAGGAGGCGGTGGCGGCCGCGGTGTCGAGGCGGAACGCGTGCCCGTACTGCCTCGACGTGCACGGCACGATGGCGTACGGGCTCATGACCGGGCCCGACGCCGCCGCCGTGGCCGCCGGCAGGACCGGGGAGATCGCCGACGCAGAGGTCCGCCGCGCCGTGGTGTGGGCCGCGGGCGGCCTCGATGACGTGCCGGTACCGGCCGGGCAGGCGCCGGAGCTCTGGGGCACGGCCGTGACCTTCCACTATCTGAACCGCATGGTCAACGTGTTCCTGCCGGGAGGTCTGTTCCCGGCCGGGCGGTCCGTGCCGCGCCGGTTGATCGGCCTGCTCACGCGGCCGCTCGTACGGGGAGGCCGTGCACCGGGGGCGTCGGCCCGCCTGCTCGCCCCCGCCGCGCTCCCGGACGACCTGGGCTGGGCCTCGGGGAACGCCGCCGTGCGGCAGGCGTTCGCCGGGGCCGCCGCGGTCCTGGAGCAGGCGGGGCCGGCGGCGGTGCCCGATGACGTGCGCGAGCTGGTGCGCACCGAGCTCACGGCACGCGCGGGATGGCCACCGGGACTCGGCCGCGGCTGGGCGGACGAGTCCGCCGCGCGGCTGCGGCCCGGCGAGCGCGCCGCCGGCCGGCTGGCGCTGCTGACGGCGATCGCCGCGTACCAGGTGGACGCCACGGTGATCGACGACTTCCGCCGGGACGCGGCGGACGACCGCAGGCTCGTCGAGCTCACCGCGTGGGCGAGCTTCACGGCCGCCCGGCACTGGGCGAGCACGGCAGTACGGCGAGCACTCAGGTAA
- a CDS encoding GMC family oxidoreductase, producing the protein MTGVERTDVLVVGSGFGGAIAAYHLAAGGAGVVILERGPWLETEEFEHDYKLGSSYTRIFDFTVGDGMNVLGGNCVGGGSVIYFAAMPRAPRFVFERQGGIGRRMWPASISRDTLDPWYDRVAESIPVSTQGWEDVSYPGGLWAAACDHSGRTANPVPVAIDNDTCVKCNWMMAGCRFGAKRSLLTNYLPAAVAHGASVRPLHEVQRITRNDDGGYRVHYDVIDGEDYRIRGESGAIDARIVVLAAGAGATPVILQRSEPELGPMPHAVGRYFSGNGERLVTAVMNEERVRDVLGLEREDGTAYEAFHIGKGPCVANWDRLDGSLPEFTRYSLEQLYFPPGLGTILAQVPGGLAQGTGPSWFGASKKEMLKRWKSWLIIFEMIEDSNEGVFGPPPPTGNAVRISQQMLGRGTLRYDPSPSTLRAWAQADAEAKEILERDGLGHAEAWSNDVVGAYTVHPLASCRIGDDPATSALDDRHELRGHPGIFVTDGAAVPGALTVNPAMTIAALAERAVPGIVEAARERGVQVRYGAPAPDGGTSGRRGVAHLVGRR; encoded by the coding sequence ATGACCGGCGTGGAACGGACCGACGTGCTCGTCGTGGGCAGCGGCTTCGGCGGCGCCATCGCCGCCTACCACCTCGCGGCCGGAGGCGCCGGCGTCGTCATCCTCGAACGCGGGCCGTGGCTGGAGACGGAGGAGTTCGAGCACGACTACAAGCTGGGGTCGTCGTACACACGGATCTTCGACTTCACCGTGGGCGACGGCATGAACGTGCTCGGCGGCAACTGCGTCGGCGGCGGCAGCGTCATCTACTTCGCCGCCATGCCGCGCGCGCCCCGGTTCGTGTTCGAGCGGCAGGGCGGGATCGGCAGGAGGATGTGGCCGGCGAGCATCAGCCGGGACACGCTGGACCCGTGGTACGACCGCGTCGCGGAGTCGATCCCCGTCAGCACGCAGGGATGGGAGGACGTCTCCTATCCCGGCGGCCTGTGGGCCGCGGCCTGCGACCACTCCGGCCGCACCGCGAACCCCGTCCCGGTCGCGATCGACAACGACACGTGCGTCAAGTGCAACTGGATGATGGCCGGGTGCAGGTTCGGGGCCAAGCGCTCGCTGCTCACCAACTACCTGCCCGCCGCCGTCGCGCATGGCGCGAGCGTGCGGCCGCTGCACGAGGTGCAGCGCATCACCCGGAACGACGACGGCGGCTACCGCGTGCACTACGACGTCATCGACGGCGAGGACTACCGGATCCGCGGTGAGTCCGGCGCGATCGACGCCAGGATCGTCGTCCTCGCGGCCGGCGCCGGCGCCACCCCCGTCATCCTGCAGCGCAGCGAACCGGAGCTCGGCCCGATGCCGCACGCGGTCGGACGGTACTTCTCCGGCAACGGCGAACGGCTGGTCACCGCCGTCATGAACGAGGAGCGCGTGCGCGACGTGCTCGGGCTCGAGCGCGAGGACGGGACGGCGTACGAGGCCTTCCACATCGGCAAGGGGCCCTGCGTGGCCAACTGGGACCGGCTGGACGGCTCGCTGCCCGAGTTCACCCGCTACTCGCTGGAACAGCTCTACTTCCCGCCCGGCCTCGGCACGATCCTGGCCCAGGTGCCCGGCGGCCTGGCGCAGGGCACGGGACCCTCGTGGTTCGGGGCGTCGAAGAAGGAGATGCTCAAGCGCTGGAAGTCCTGGTTGATCATCTTCGAGATGATCGAGGACAGCAACGAGGGCGTCTTCGGGCCGCCTCCGCCCACCGGCAACGCCGTCCGGATCAGCCAGCAGATGCTGGGGCGGGGCACGCTGCGCTACGACCCGTCGCCCAGCACGCTGCGGGCCTGGGCGCAGGCGGACGCCGAGGCCAAGGAGATCCTCGAACGCGATGGGCTGGGACACGCCGAGGCCTGGTCCAACGACGTGGTCGGCGCGTACACGGTGCATCCGCTGGCCTCGTGCCGGATCGGGGACGACCCGGCCACGTCGGCTCTCGACGACCGCCACGAGCTGCGCGGCCACCCCGGGATCTTCGTCACCGACGGTGCCGCGGTGCCCGGCGCGCTGACGGTCAACCCGGCGATGACGATCGCGGCGCTCGCCGAGCGCGCGGTCCCCGGCATCGTCGAGGCCGCGCGCGAGCGGGGCGTGCAGGTCCGCTACGGCGCGCCCGCCCCCGACGGCGGCACCAGCGGGCGACGGGGCGTGGCGCACCTCGTGGGCCGGCGATGA
- a CDS encoding DUF5987 family protein: protein MDSDRAHERTLTLEAFADTIVPGEKRFPGDVAVAGASEGGGAVAAGALPLLQWDATGLTGALDDYVRDLNAHTRQFAAEHRLTLDPALPPFAALSFERRTELVTLLTSPGHPEQELWVLLALFCYMSYDAAPHLHTAEAIAGGHPGLTSMGITPPDPDGLWRHPKNSYGRPLARPHPDTTPSGSLR from the coding sequence ATGGATTCGGACCGAGCTCATGAGCGCACGCTCACCCTGGAGGCGTTCGCCGACACGATCGTTCCCGGCGAGAAACGGTTTCCCGGCGATGTCGCCGTCGCGGGGGCCTCGGAGGGCGGCGGCGCCGTCGCGGCGGGCGCGCTGCCGCTGCTGCAATGGGACGCGACAGGCCTGACCGGCGCGCTCGACGACTACGTCAGAGACCTCAACGCGCACACGCGGCAATTCGCCGCCGAACACCGGCTGACGCTGGATCCGGCCCTGCCCCCGTTCGCCGCCCTGTCGTTCGAGCGGCGCACCGAGCTGGTGACGCTCCTGACGTCGCCCGGCCACCCCGAGCAGGAGCTGTGGGTCCTGCTCGCGCTGTTCTGCTACATGTCGTACGACGCCGCCCCGCACCTGCACACCGCCGAGGCGATCGCCGGCGGCCATCCCGGGCTCACCTCGATGGGGATCACGCCCCCTGACCCGGACGGGCTCTGGCGACACCCCAAGAACTCCTACGGCCGGCCGCTGGCCCGCCCGCACCCGGACACCACCCCCTCGGGGAGCCTGCGATGA
- a CDS encoding response regulator transcription factor gives MLKLLLAEDVRIVRGALVALLEIEHDLTVVAEVESGDRIVPVALEKRPDVAIIDIDLPVMDGLTAAQELHQKVPTCRSLILTGLGRPGTLRRALAASVSGFLLKDTPADRLATAVREVAAGGRVIDPQLALTAWDVGENPLTQREIQVLRLAAKGAEPPEIAASLHVSPGTVRNYLSKIVVKLNARNRVDAIRIATEAGWC, from the coding sequence ATGCTGAAGCTGCTTCTCGCCGAGGACGTGCGGATCGTGCGGGGAGCCCTGGTGGCGCTCCTGGAGATCGAGCACGACCTCACCGTCGTGGCCGAGGTGGAGAGCGGCGACCGGATCGTTCCCGTCGCGCTCGAGAAACGCCCCGACGTGGCGATCATCGACATCGACCTGCCGGTGATGGACGGCCTCACCGCGGCGCAGGAGCTCCACCAGAAGGTGCCGACCTGCCGCAGCCTGATCCTGACCGGGCTCGGCCGGCCGGGCACGCTGCGGCGGGCGCTGGCCGCGTCGGTGTCCGGGTTCCTCCTCAAGGACACGCCGGCGGACCGGCTGGCCACGGCGGTCAGAGAGGTCGCCGCCGGCGGCCGCGTCATCGACCCGCAACTGGCCCTGACCGCTTGGGACGTGGGCGAGAACCCGCTGACCCAGCGCGAGATCCAGGTCTTACGCCTTGCCGCGAAAGGCGCGGAGCCGCCGGAGATAGCGGCCAGCCTCCACGTGTCACCCGGGACCGTACGCAACTACCTGTCGAAGATCGTGGTGAAGCTCAACGCCCGCAACCGGGTGGACGCCATCCGCATCGCCACCGAAGCCGGCTGGTGCTGA
- a CDS encoding sensor histidine kinase, with product MAFGACMAVAIGLQIAHSFGRPWCWSLSARITSVTALAVVVLAPALWIGPQAAAVVPLLAASILLVVPVPYRWVLYGLTCVLNPVLYFVQGLGAVNIVFVFVFTLVQGLVFYGLSFLAELAQELEGGRSSLGRIAAAGERVRIARDLHDVVGHDLLAFTLKNELAHRLLPRAPERAEEVMSEALWIARRATAALRMIPMGCQKLSLAGEVRSIESTLSVAQIEVRTNVSSHGLSGAVDSVLAIVLREAITNVLRHSKARQCEVEGGVRDGLAWLSVANDGADDDSDDGDRVASEAVSSDGSGLENLSSRLAAVGGRLTVTREDGWFRLLAEIRLSDVPAETSAPPADAGKPADLLRQTAVRWAPGTVNLLTLAVLLGYIPILITNILWRNPAGFTVDVGICLTVLLLTQFAHSFFGPRVWPTPVRVATLTVQAAASFLPVLWVHALWGSMGGFLAGSIPLVLRTRWRWLLYLAVGGVVLVLAVASGDETALLGYLVISTLQTGLVIYGLTSLSALVAELHATRKEIVRLAVEQERLGVARKVNELLDRDLSTIMWNCGVARGLTLTEPERAQEHIMEVLVAARRLVAEVRSTASGYRHVSLAAEVESTRAALSAAGIEAQLDIASGRLAEESDVVLAMVLRDAITDTVRRSGVRRCVVTLTREYGPENGYVRLRVSHDRATATAREDGRLRLRISRYRTTLSESDEERLEHVRARLDAVNGSLRMETTEDWFHLTAELPSDVTPDPAHA from the coding sequence GTGGCTTTCGGCGCCTGCATGGCGGTGGCCATCGGGCTGCAGATCGCCCATTCTTTCGGACGGCCATGGTGCTGGTCCCTGAGCGCCCGGATCACCTCGGTGACGGCGCTGGCGGTCGTCGTGCTCGCCCCGGCCCTGTGGATCGGCCCGCAGGCCGCCGCCGTGGTCCCGCTCCTTGCGGCGTCCATCCTCCTTGTCGTCCCCGTCCCTTACAGATGGGTGCTGTACGGACTGACCTGCGTCCTCAACCCCGTGCTCTACTTCGTGCAGGGACTGGGCGCCGTCAACATCGTCTTCGTTTTCGTGTTCACCCTGGTGCAGGGGCTGGTCTTCTACGGCCTCAGTTTCCTGGCCGAGCTCGCGCAGGAGCTGGAGGGCGGTCGCAGCTCACTGGGCCGGATCGCGGCGGCCGGCGAGCGGGTGCGCATCGCCAGGGACCTCCACGACGTGGTCGGACACGATCTGCTGGCGTTCACGCTGAAGAACGAGCTGGCCCACCGCCTGCTGCCGCGCGCGCCGGAGCGGGCCGAAGAGGTGATGTCGGAGGCCCTGTGGATCGCCCGCCGGGCGACCGCGGCGCTGCGGATGATCCCGATGGGCTGCCAGAAGCTGTCGCTGGCCGGAGAGGTCAGGTCGATCGAGTCCACGCTGTCGGTGGCGCAGATCGAGGTCCGCACGAACGTCTCGAGCCACGGCCTTTCCGGGGCGGTCGATTCGGTGCTGGCCATCGTGCTGCGCGAGGCGATCACCAACGTGTTACGCCACAGCAAGGCGCGGCAGTGCGAGGTCGAAGGCGGCGTGCGCGACGGGCTGGCGTGGCTGAGCGTGGCGAACGACGGGGCCGACGACGACAGTGATGATGGCGACCGGGTCGCCTCCGAGGCGGTCTCATCTGACGGCAGCGGGCTGGAGAACCTGTCGTCGCGGCTGGCCGCGGTCGGCGGACGGCTCACCGTGACCCGGGAGGACGGCTGGTTCCGTCTCCTCGCCGAGATCCGGCTGTCCGACGTGCCGGCCGAGACGTCGGCTCCACCCGCCGACGCCGGGAAACCCGCGGATCTCCTCCGGCAGACCGCCGTCCGCTGGGCCCCCGGAACCGTCAATCTCCTGACATTGGCGGTTTTACTGGGCTATATCCCTATCCTGATCACGAACATTCTCTGGCGGAACCCCGCGGGCTTCACGGTGGACGTCGGGATCTGCCTCACCGTTCTCCTGCTCACCCAGTTCGCGCACTCCTTCTTCGGCCCCCGCGTATGGCCGACGCCGGTCCGCGTGGCCACGCTGACGGTCCAGGCGGCGGCGTCGTTCCTCCCTGTGCTGTGGGTGCACGCGCTGTGGGGCTCGATGGGCGGCTTCCTCGCCGGGTCGATCCCGCTGGTGCTGCGGACCCGCTGGCGCTGGCTGCTGTACCTGGCCGTGGGGGGAGTCGTCCTGGTCCTCGCGGTGGCCAGCGGGGACGAGACGGCGCTGCTGGGTTACCTGGTGATCTCGACCCTGCAGACCGGGCTGGTGATCTACGGGCTGACGTCGCTGTCGGCGCTGGTCGCCGAGCTCCACGCGACCAGGAAGGAGATCGTGCGCCTCGCCGTGGAGCAGGAACGGCTGGGCGTGGCCCGCAAGGTGAACGAGCTGCTGGACCGCGACCTGTCCACGATCATGTGGAACTGCGGCGTGGCCCGCGGTCTCACGCTGACCGAGCCGGAACGCGCCCAGGAGCACATCATGGAGGTCCTGGTAGCGGCGCGCCGCCTGGTGGCCGAGGTCCGCTCCACGGCGAGCGGCTACCGCCACGTGTCGCTGGCGGCCGAGGTCGAGTCGACCCGTGCGGCGCTGTCGGCGGCGGGGATCGAGGCCCAGCTGGACATCGCCTCCGGCCGGCTCGCGGAGGAGTCCGACGTGGTGCTGGCCATGGTGCTGCGCGACGCGATCACCGACACGGTGCGGCGGAGCGGCGTGCGCCGCTGCGTCGTCACGCTCACCCGGGAGTACGGCCCCGAGAACGGTTACGTACGGCTGCGCGTCTCGCACGACCGGGCCACGGCCACCGCCCGCGAGGACGGCCGCCTGAGACTGCGCATCTCGCGCTATCGCACTACGCTGTCCGAGAGCGACGAGGAAAGGCTGGAGCATGTCCGGGCGCGCCTGGATGCCGTCAACGGCAGCCTGCGGATGGAGACGACGGAGGACTGGTTCCACCTCACGGCCGAGCTGCCGTCGGATGTCACGCCCGACCCGGCGCACGCATGA